In Diorhabda sublineata isolate icDioSubl1.1 chromosome 4, icDioSubl1.1, whole genome shotgun sequence, a single window of DNA contains:
- the LOC130442952 gene encoding putative uncharacterized protein DDB_G0274435, translating into MTNEICKPCEADELQAWKCMMDSMVKFIQASTKLMNTFNEKSNPQIEDSTIDCKAPCKLQFSLPKEDSTTSSDCKAPCNSQGNVSKEDKLEEGRSCHKDCKAYNPQKNPTCEKCDEKANEEEKESKLCHPECKLCLPSRAPICKKCPTDSDQSLKESKNGSKSGEIVNRESQTEEKCPCPTDIKPKKCCTCPKEENQTEETQTIEGSQSEEKGKEEEVNPEEDQNPPKTEEVDEEKAEDADSPPEKVDEEVQKEEEQKDEEQKEEEQKEGGEKKQPLVDCSCQYSDSEIKPVISCNCEQLRKEEEERKQKEVICSCPLSSEEKLSITNRMQEKLEIAQQEINQLRKEIEQLQFAELTKHTNSARLYKEIMKESVLDNSFNTSAAQRSKSSRREVLCPILRNKFSAPQQQTFNRDRSFNMQDPANRQVPGSPFGQTSRLDRTKFQPLKSSSLAGNDLLNGTQSDPAGRQVSSPNARCNNTDQICVRRSKQQRRSQTFNKTATYQTSTKSSTPDYSRYQQPMDTTMKSLYSYYGSQGGLEEEQYCDCCMLRGLLLNS; encoded by the exons ATGACTAACGAAATATGCAAACCATGCGAAGCGGACGAGCTTCAGGCCTGGAAATGTATGATGGACAGTATGGTGAAGTTCATTCAGGCGTCTACGAAATTAATGAACACCTTCAACGAAAAATCGAACCCACAAATAGAAGATTCAACAATTGATTGTAAAGCACCATGTAAATTACAATTCTCTTTGCCAAAAGAAGATTCGACGACGTCAAGTGATTGTAAAGCTCCATGTAATTCGCAAGGGAATGTATCAAAAGAAGATAAATTAGAAGAAGGAAGATCATGTCACAAGGATTGCAAAGCGTATAATCCACAAAAAAATCCTACATGTGAAAAATGCGATGAAAAAg CGAATGAAGAGGAGAAGGAAAGTAAGTTATGTCATCCTGAATGTAAGTTGTGCTTACCATCAAGAGCACCGATTTGTAAAAAATGTCCTACTGATTCAGACCAGTCGTTGAAAGAGTCAAAAAACGGATCTAAATCAGGTGAAATA GTTAATCGTGAAAGTCAAACAGAAGAAAAATGTCCGTGTCCTACAGATATAAAGCCAAAAAAGTGTTGTACTTGTCCAAAAGAAGAAAATCAAACAGAAGAAACTCAAACAATAGAGGGAAGTCAATCAGAAGAAAAGGGTAAAGAAGAGGAGGTCAATCCGGAAGAAGACCAGAATCCTCCAAAAACAGAAGAAGTTGATGAAGAAAAAGCTGAAGATGCAGATTCGCCTCCTGAGAAAGTTGATGAAGAGGTACAGAAGGAAGAAGAACAAAAGGACGAGGAACAGAAAGAAGAGGAACAGAAGGAAGGGGGTGAAAAAAAGCAGCCCCTTGTAG attgTAGTTGTCAATATTCGGATTCTGAAATAAAAC CTGTTATTTCGTGTAATTGTGAACAACTTAgaaaagaagaggaagaaagaaaacaaaaagaag TTATTTGTTCGTGTCCATTGAGTTctgaagaaaaattatcgataaCTAATAGAATGCAAGAGAAATTGGAAATAGCGCAGCAGGAAATAAATCAACTGCGGAAAGAAATTGAACAATTGCAGTTTGCGGAATTAACCAAACATACAAATTCGGCAAGACTATATAAAGAGATTATGAAGGAATCTGTATTAGACAAT AGCTTCAATACATCAGCTGCTCAACGTTCTAAATCTTCCAGAAGAGAAGTCCTTTGTCCgattttgagaaataaattttcagcTCCCCAACAACAGACTTTCAATAGAGATAGATCTTTCAATATGCAAG atCCTGCTAATCGACAAGTACCAGGTTCGCCGTTCGGTCAAACTAGTCGTCTTGATAGAACCA aatttcaACCATTGAAGTCTTCTTCTTTAGCTGGAAACGATTTACTGAATGGAACTCAATCAG ATCCTGCTGGTAGACAAGTTTCAAGTCCAAATGCTCGCTGTAATAATACGGACCAGA TTTGTGTACGAAGATCGAAGCAACAGCGCAGATCGCAAACATTTAACAAAACAG cCACTTATCAAACGTCCACAAAATCATCAACTCCTGATTACAGTAGATATCAGCAACCAATGGATACGACAATGAAGTCATTGTACTCCTATTATGGATCGCAAGGAGGTCTTGAAGAAGAACAGTATTGTGACT GCTGTATGCTACGAGGTTTGCTTCTTAATTCTTGA